The stretch of DNA AGATAACATCGAAAAGAAAATCGTGACTGAGATCcctatttttttccaagaatttaaagatttttgtttgtatttggaaattaaaaaaaaaaaatttgtggaTAATAGCTCACATGTATCTGTTGTTTCAATGAGAGCTACTAAAACACTTTCATCTATTTTATCATCTGTTTTGTATGCAGTTCATTTTGTACATAAGTAGTTCAAAGGCAGAATAAGTTTACCCATTCTCGCCGCATACAAATGGGATTTATTTTGAACCACTTAAGATCGTGTGTTTGGCAAACCGAAAAACAAATGTTAAGGTCAAAAAGTTAAGAACACTCCATCCAGGCATAAATGATGCGTCTTCCCCATTTGGTTAGCGTGGAAAATCATCATATAAAGTAACATGTGTGTGTTTCactaatataaatttattcaattctttctttcttttttttataaaacaaaccTCTAGTCTgttatataaattataatagTCTTATTGCAATACTTAACAATCTCCATTGcaataatttatacataaaatgtgTTTCTCTTTGATTGGTTGGAAATTGATCATAATTTTATACGTATAAAGTTTCACAGATtatctctttctctcacaATAATTCTGAAGAATTCTATAGACCTTTTTCTCCATTATTCGCTGCCACACTGCAACAGTTTCATGCATATGCATATCTCATAAAGTAAAAAGCCGTTTGGTGTCACAGTCTAAAAGCCCGGCGCGTCACATCGCATATTCATTCATGtaccacatacatacatatatagaaaacgtttattatatatatttcttaagagtaaaattatatatctatATGCAAGTGAATATACattgtacaaaatttttaaatgattcttaTACATAAGTGCATTCTTCCATGTACTAAAAGCTTAATGCAATTCACTTTATATTATGCATATGAATggtacattatgtacattgCATATCATCTTTCATTTGTCTGatacaaaatataattataatGTGGTTCAAACAGTTATGAAAGTTGTGGTTTAAGACATCAAAATCAATTCTTCTTCCTCACAAATTGAAGATATAAATTTAACTCTGTATAATTGGTTCCTCTCTCacagttttatttaaaaaaatgttttatatgtatgtacataacattGATATATAATGCACTACGGTTTTACCATCCCTTTCCCAAAAGGTAATTCCACCATCGACTTTTATCTTTGGCATTCTATTCGACTTCAGAATTCAACCTGGATGTCGATTTAAGTGGCGCCTGattcttttttcctcttctcttTCCCTtcattacttttctttttatacattttggtATTTAAACGAtggaaaaaagaggaaaaaaatcaattaatggaaatttctATATAACCTTTATCGCTACAAactattcaaaaatttctacatTATATAAACAAGTTTTCTTATAGGAAGAaaaccatttttggaatgtaatAGAACTTAATTCgtcaattaatttgtattttttattcatttattattattacctTCCTTAATAccttttacataaaattattcgACTTGTTCACACACATACAAAATTAGTGTTctgaactttaaaaaaaaatgcgattaCGCCGCGAAAATTTGCTATTTtggcaaaattattattattatagtCTCTAAAATTTTGGCActgtttttttgtgttttattaaGGCAAAGctgtattataaaaaaaaaactcttattAGGAAAAAGGAAGCACACTAGGAAGCTTTCTTTGTATATGACTAGGAAGATAAATCTATGACTCATGCACTGATCTAAAAAGTTTGtgtaacaaataaaattaaaaaatcatcaattaaaaattaaaaaagaaacgggaagaaatacatttttcttgtaatttttgcACAGTATTCTCTTAAAGCGTAACTTCCCCGTGGAATGGACATAATTTCGAGACCTGAATGTCTTGTCGGCAAGATCAATTGGAATTCCTCTCAGCCATTCCTGTGCTTGTGATTACACTCGTGATTTCTCCATTTATTCCCCGACCTCCATCCAATGGGGGTACTCTGGAATAACCACGAAATTCGTTAGGGCGCTTTCGCATATAATATATTCATAATGtgtataatatatataatttaaaaatgttttaaatgtaTTGTAATCTTACGTTGAATTAATGTGTCTCGTCAAATTGGTGGTGGTTGGCAAATGCGGCGATTGACTCTGTGGACCAACGCTTAAGTATTGCTCTTGAGCAGATGGTTGAGTGGACACCAAATGTATCTCCGTCGGTGCTTGCCCAATATTTGGCAACACCGGCATCTTCATTTCAATTTGCGATGGATAAATTGGTGGTAGAGTTTTTTCAGGACCTAGTCCAGCAAAAGAATGTCTCATTGCACTTAATACATAAaagtaaaaactaaaaatcccttttttccCATACTTACCCAATGCAGTCTTTATTTGACTCCCAGCCACATTCTTGGGCTTCCTTTTACGTGTCTGAACTCcttcttttttcattgaaagcgGACGTTGTACCTGAAGAACAaggtaaaaagaatttttacatttgagaaaaaaaaatcttcctttaaacatttttgagtCTATGCATACATTGTGTAGTTTGTAGTAGAGGCCACATGCATTGCAGACAGGGTCACCGTTGTGATTCCTCCGCCACAGGGTTGTGGTGGTTGTTTGGCAATTGGCACATTGCACCCCGGTGCGCCTATTGCCATTTGCCGCCGGCGCTTTGGCCTTCTGATTTCGATTGGGTGGTCGATTGATACCTGGATTCTGTCGCCCATATAGAGCACAAGCATTGCACAAGTTATGCCCGGTATTGTCTCTCCGCCACAGTGGCGTCGACGATGCAGAACAATTCACGCATTCCTTAATATCTTGCGCTGCTATAATTTGTCCATCGTACTGCTCACTAATTGCACCAAGTGTTGACCATGAACCATTAGCTGCATAGTCACCCGGTCCAGGTGGAACACCATTATCCAATATTATTGAATTCCCATATCCCtgcaaattgagaaattatatcATCAAGATTTACAAATATCTATAAcatatagaaaataataataaaggaaATCTTACAGTAGGAACATTAAAGTCCAACTGCCCAGTCCAGTATGTAGTCGGTTCTGTTTTGTAAGTTGTAAAAACTTGTTGCCCAGATGGTGATCCAGATGATACAGTTGGTCCATCGTAGATATGTTGCGTATTAGCTATGTTGTGATGATACTGCAATTGTCTAGTTGATAGGGCCGAAGCTAGATTTGGATCTAGAAGACAAACGTGCAAAATTTGTTACAATATTACgatattagctgtgattctttcttcatttttcatgTCTATTAACTCCTAATGAagtcaaaaaagaataataggTAATAAGcttctttaaaaagatttgattgccttttataattaaaaattgtttttgattcAGCCATTACCTTTATATAAAACAGTATTGGGACTGCTGGGATGATAAGCAGGATATTCCTTGGTTGTCGGAGTTGTCTGAAGGTACGAATAATTTCCAGCTGGTGTTGCATATCCCTCACTGGTTATGTAGTAACTTGACCCCGGTGGAAGCTGCTGAACCGTTTCCAAATTCGTGTACTGAGCCTTTGATTCAGAAGCATCAGTGTGACTTGGTGGTTCCTGATTTGGGGCTTCGGGTTGTTcgtaaatttgaatttcctgcGGTGGCGCCTGTGGCTCTTCGATGGTCTTTATTTCTTCCGGTGTAGCTTGAATACGGGTTTGTTGTTGATATGGAAATCGATGGTACTCTTCTGTTTCATATTTAACAGTGGAATACCTGGTATGATGACaaatattccttttattttccCCACACGTACTTCTATATTATACACAAACAACATTTATGAGCAACAATGACTCACCTATAGGTATCACCTTCATCTGGTGTTTGCTCAATGTAAACTGTTTGATGCTGCTGGGGTTGTTCAGTGACGCTAGCTTCTTTCTCCGTACTCCCTTCGCGTTTAATAACTTGCAATTGTTGAACAGATGCCATTGTAGGTGCTTGAGTCGTAACCACGGTTGTAATACTTGGTTCGTATGTATAATTGTGATCCTCAACGGTATTGGTAACTTGCTGATATTCATGATTACCTTCATATTGCTGCTCTTGTTGATTTACTATTACCTCTTGTGCACTGGTTACTTccctttttaattgaatttaagaaaataatgtatttatgtataagataaatatttaaaaaaaaactcctaaactacataaaaatacataaaataaagcaTAGGGTAAGGTATAACAATGTTATGGTTccataattaaataattttcttttctaaattttaatgaggTATGCAaccaaagaaacatttttatggGCATCATActtcataaataataaaataaataaatgaaaatatgtagGGGAATTTGGGGAGAGTTTATCTTTTAGGATTCCTATCTTAGGCTACCAGactagagaaataaaattctatttatttacacTTTAGAACATTTTGCTGCAACCTAATGGGAATGCGATTTaataatcttttattaaatgctCTTTGTTCATTGGCTAAAGCCTATCAATGCGATTTCTAAGCCCAATTagcattgaatttataaatatcttttatcaAATGCTAAACAATTTCGTAAACTGGCCAACTCTCCCCcacattcttcttcttatgttgtgaaaatattttgacttttacaacttttttatctCGAAGAAAATAGGTAGGttaataattataataaatttcactctttattttatatagagGAAATCAGGGCTACTTGCTacacataaagaaaaaattccactgcaatctattttatttagtcAGCAGTAGAATTACAATTcgtgcaatttaattaaaaattctaactaGACTTTACCTAATATCGCCAGATGTGGTTATCATTCGCTGCCTTTGCGTGGTAATGACCGTTGTAGGATGACTAGAAGCAGTCCCATCTTGATTTTGCTGAGAAATTTCCTCAGCAATCACTTCCTGATTTTGTGCATCAGGTGATTGCTCCTGCTTGATAACTTTCACTTCTTGATTTTCCATCTGGCcaaacaatgaaaaataaaatagaacataaatacatacacgggtaattttttttgctcacttGACGGAATTTCCGCACGTCATTCGTGAGTAAAGTGGGTTTTGTCTATTTAAAGTTTGATttgtataaataataaaagaggcACGCGCCAGCGTCACTAATTGTGTAACCATaaaattcgtttaaaaaatcatttagtttcagtttcaccacaaaaattctgaattttctgCTTTGCACGCcaagattaataaatttctcttttgtgGTGCGTCTTTCGGTAGTTAAAATCTTGTGTATTTGATGTTAATACAGATTCTGTATACTTATATACTGATTTTATCAGCATACTCAGAAGCTCAGAGTTTTTCAGTAAAACCACTTGAGTAATCGAAAAAGTATACGTGGGCGTATGTAAAGTGTGAATGAGTGTTTTACATGCAAATACCGGAAATAGCGTGTTTGCACCGAAATAAGGTTGTGAATCTGCCATAGTCTCGAAAGACCTCTGCGTAGTTCCGCTCTTAAAGAATATATTGTGactttttgctttgaaaattgatgaaatgatttatggtgaaaaattttctcgtacatttttttctaaaactgTTCAGACGACACTCAAAGAGGAAATATTATTGCACACACTTCCTGAGTCATAATGAGGActttcttatgaaaaaaaatcgtcttcTTGACACAAAAATCACTTGCCAAGAAATTGCGTGTATATTTACTCTTGTCTTTAGAGCACGTGCATAGATTTCGTGCCTTAGGCGTAGGTACaataaacgtaaaaaaatttacgatAAAATTTGTCAGCTATATCAGTTGAAGATAACTTTTAATCATATTCACTCTTCGTGACAACGTCTGAAAATCTAAAAAAGCAACTGTTCAGATATTTCAGGAGCATATCTCTTGTTTATTCTAGGACACACCTTCGACGATACCAAATGTAAGAAAGATAGTGCATCATTGTTTgtaatgataaaattttcatgcattttttagCATCAAAAGGGAAACATAAATAATTGTATACCTTTTAGAATAATCGAAGGTTCAATAActattatttaaattgcaaaactttTACTTGCATTATGATAATTGACAGGTGAAAAGACACGAATTAACTGCTTAATTCATACTCAACTTACATTATGTAcaacatatgtacatatgttgTAGTCAATGGAGTAttgaattatatattaataattaaatttatttatttaatacaatCATTAGCACATTATCACAATTATAATAAGATCTTCTGtccagaatttttattctcttggATTCATTAAGTAAATTATAGTGTCGTTActgttaaaaatctattaagaatattttaaaaaatgtacacCTAACATAAGAgattaaaactattttatttaaaaaattcatcaaaagaaatttttatgaaaaaaattaaaaaatattgttgtgTTATAAtaattaggggagagcggggctaataaagtcacttaagggtttggaaaaagccttaaatatcatatttcctagctagatagaacaaaatgatctgagaaagagttatagggcgGCAAATTTCCTAAGGAAATGAGTTATACATATCGGTTTAtctttttgggaaatatgataatttgagcattttctaaacccttaagtgacttttttaaccccgctctcccctaattaaatttaatttaattgagcgAGTCCCTTTACTTTCATTCGGCCCACGCCGTCTCAGCATTTGCTTTTAACCTTCGTGataaaatggtggaaaaatacCATCtctaaatatcaaatattgGGTAATTATGTTactaaaacataaaataaaaatcaagaaaaaaacccCTAAGAGTCAATTCAATATAGCTACTACGGGTTATGTAAGATAGCGAATCTTACGACGTATCACACAGTTCAACGTGAAGTGATGATGACCACTTGTAGAATTGATCAAATTCAATACTTTGGATCACATATCATAATTTTAACCatatgtgaaataaaattgggCACATAAAAAGTTATCAcgataaattatatacaagTGGTTTAACCTTATATACCGAGAAAATCCTATAAATATGCTCTTATCGTGAAAtacatgaaaatatataaattctagGTATGTATggttttttgataaatttatgaGATTATGCCATCTTTATTgcctttgttttattttatgaattcatCTCTTTACTCTCATATGCGAAAGCGATATAATATTGTCATTGAGTACTCTGagtctcttttatttttcctgacgttgagaaaattccattattaatatttgtttGCTCTTTTTCGATGAGGCGATaagtttcaataaaaaagcattaataatttttcatcaattataCAGAGAGGTGGTATAGtataattcttaaataattgCCAATAAATTTCACGAGTGATCATCGATGCAGATTTTTTTAGTGAACAgaacttttcacttttattcttATACcttttatttaacattaaatACCAACACTCGCCGCCGTATTCTCTTTTGCTATATTACCTGTGCATTTATTCGCCCCGGCTTAAGTAGTGCTATAAATCACACGCAAAGTGCTCTCCTGATGGCACAATCAAGCAAGAGTGGTAGACAGAGTCAAAAGCGAACGAAAGAGAGCATGAGTAAGATttcacaataataataaaacgtAAATTATACTAACAATAAGAAGACGACGTAGGTAAAAAGTTTGGGCGACATATTTCTCTTTGGAAATTGTATTGGCGCCTCAAATACATAGTGCCAGGGTTACAGGTAGGTGTAGGTATGGAAAAGGTATGTTATATACCGTGcgttaaaataaaacgaaaagtGTAAAATTAAGGATGTTCTTCACATCCTTCTTTTCTCTTCCACTTCAACACAATCATGATTGAGAAGAAGGACAATTTAGCACGATCCCTTACACACTTGGCTATACATATACAATTACACTTTGACACGGCAGCAAGGATACTTTTCAGGATCATTGGATGGGTACCCAATTGAGACATTTATCTTGTTCGACCTTAGGCCAGGTTATCGTTCTTGAGTGAGTATGATTTCAAAGTTAATGTTTTACCTGGGGCTCCAAACAATTCCGAGTGTAAATatatgaataagaaaatacCGAATATGaggggagaagaagaagaaaagtgaagagaggtaaaacagaaaaaaaaactgtgaaaCTATCTTAAGAAAGGAGAGGTATCCGGCACgcgcaaaaaaatcacattctCTAACCAGAGCAAATTTTACCGGTCATTGCTTCGGTAGACGTCTTAATATATTTAGgcatttgagagaattttgaaaaattgcctttttttttcggaaaattaatCACAACTTTTTCACCTTTAATCACATAAATTAGCCACTTAGTGAATTTACCTTCGTATTAGTGGGAAGTATAATGACCATAATTtagcaagaaaagaaaaccaacCACTAGAATATTTTCACTTCATTCCAGGTGAAACGACAAATTGTGAATAAAGAGCACGACAATGTACTGTTCTTGAGTATCCTACAAAAACTTAAATTCACCTTCGTTTAATTTGCCAGAAAAGTTACACATGAACTTATCCCATGTCTATCgaaatttgaaatgaaatatgGAGTCGATTTTTATTGCACGATACATAAACGATCaacaaaaagggaaaaaaattcatagccTTATCTTATCATTTTGTAACTCCCTAGACTATATATGTATTGATGGAAATACTGATGACAAATGGGTTCACACTTGAGCGCAAACATTTTCACTAAAGCACTTTCCACCGTGTACCCGCCATACCATTATTATTAACTCTTGCACCCTTCTTTTGCGTCCCATATTATTTTCACGCAGAATATCATCCACAATTTCGTGTTCACAGTACGAAGAATGTTCTATGACAGCCCCCAAAGTACAACAATATATGCGGTTGTTGCTCTGAAAACATTATGAACGCATTGTCACCTCCACCAACCGTTGTATTCAAGATTGTGTCACACAACAGGGCCCATCTGTAAAATCACGAAAAATCCAACGAGACTTCCCATGCAAATCGCAACACGGAGTTGGGTATTTAGGACCACACTGTTGAACATGATGTTCATCCCAATGTAAATATtgggaaattgtaaaaaagcCCAACAGCACATATTAGCTAGACGAGGTGTTTTTACAGACAAAAATGTATATACCGCGTATGAGCTGTTTAACACAGGAAATTTAAAGGAAGTCTCGCGGTATATGAGTACCCTCTTACGTACATGGTGGCGTATTATTCATTCCCATTAAAACTCTAtgtaatatatttcttttaagcaAAGATCTatgattcaaaaatatttttaaaagaagcaccaaagaagatttaatgcaaaaaagaaaaatcttttgtaaaatCACTCCAAGAAGTCTATTCTCTGAAATTAAATctgttcttttaattttataatttttgtgtaATAAGAATGTAGaattgatataaaataaagtaaaataataagaGAATCATTTTTTCCTTATCGATCGATCGATCCTAGGAATGATTATGGGAACTTGAAGACTTATTTAtgatctatttaaaaaaaatgatttttttgcattgggttaatattaattaaaattcggtattttagtttttttttttgaaaaaataggtccaaaataattttattcaattttttttaatttcggGTAATTTGTTCCTATCAAGTGTCCAAATTTGTGTAAGGAATCCTAACTTAGGATGATGTCCCATTACGGCGTTCcttctttttattgattttaacattaaaaaccttttattttaatcaatattttaatcaatgaaaTCATAATTAAAACAAAGTAATTCTAAGTCGATAATTTTCTATGTATCACACTGATTAGATCtatctatatatgtacatacagcCACATAACACCCTTATAGCCTTGTCAGATCTAAAGTTTAAGTCGCgactttgtgtttttttcttatagagTTCAGCAGTTAAGTCACAACTTAAGCCTTATATCTGTCAAGGATATTACTTATCAAAAATCTAAAtagttcttctttttttaattaaacgcTTTGATTTTTACataacaaaaaatgttttattaatttaaatttttggctttatttatgcttaaaattaaaaaaaatatatatcattTCGTGATATTCGAAAAATATATTCGTGTTTGTTCCTTGTACTGAAACAAAAGTGTCAAAAAGCAGCAAAAGTACGCAAAAGGCATTGAAGTGAAATATCTTTCATGTCGATttggaaaacaaaatttattaaacgtttccaataaattaattcttatctTATCACCAAAGAAGCACATATAATGATATTTATATATGAATGTGGTAAAAATTGATCGAtcatatttatatacataaatgtcCATAATATAGCGGCGAGTGTGCAAAtacataacaaaaaaaaagtcaatgatTTCACTCACGCACAAAAATATCTTGTGAAACAATAAGTACTTATATGCATACTTACCTATACAATGTTTAATACCAACTCCGAATACAAcaaatgacttttatatgaagaaaaataaaagagaagctAACCTGTGAAAATCACAAATCCTCCATCTATTGTGATGCGTGATATcgccttcattttttttccacgatgaaagaaaaaaaacactttataCCTTCTTATCAATTGAGCATTTCACAAgaagcaaagagaaaaaaattgtacgtttcaagtcgtttttttttcttcacaacgCACATAAATGACGTGGCactcaatattttattataaaccCTTTGATTACAGAGAGTTTTATTTATACActtgaaaattcaaactttatCCACAACACTCATATcgcatgaaaaattttattcacgaTAAGACTGTAAactgggaaaaattttctaggCAAATCACACAATTAATTCActttatcaacaaaaaaaagcaaaaatactTGCACTCACATCATTCATATATCAACTTTTAATATAGAACATTATACTCAGGCATGTAACACACATTCAAGGTGCTTattttcagaagaaaaaatcaaatccaaaaatcaaattcaggTGAGCCTCAAGACGGACTTAACACGAATGAATTGGCTTGCGACAAAATTGGAATATTATGAGTTcccacataaaatatttaatatatcTCGAATAGATAGTGAATATATGATAAGTTAACATatcaatttgagattttttaactTAACTATATCTGGGTAGAAAGTAATCAGACGTTTCAACAATAAATATAGATAATAGCTCGAGGAGACCTCCACATATACACAATTTGCCTTGATAGCACATTAATTGATTGCATGGgttcatgaaaaaatatatagagacATTCTGCAAATATCAATCATTGAAGTTCACCGACAAAATTACACagtcaatgaaaaaaaaaatatcttccttAAATTAGGGAATGTGttttgtttaagaattttgatATTGGTACGTTTGCATTCAGTAATTTCctgcaagaaaattcataatttttttttaggggagaGTAGAACATTTTTGAACTTTATGTAGCAATTAGAGggatattttaaactttttttactGCTTTCTTATTCAAACAATTTAgtaaatctcaaaaattgaATGAGCTATTGAAATTACAACTGCATGCAAACAGCCCAGATATTCTTTAGTTCCTAATTTAGCCAAAACCTTAGAAAAAGcttacttttcaaaaaattaatttaattaatttagactTTATGGAGAAGATCTATCCtttattaagaagaaaatgctgaaatgaacaacttcaatttattttaagaaagaataacAGCTAAAAAATCTGCAGAACATCTCTGATTAATCAAAAAAGCACAAAtagtaaattttcataatagaggtatgaaaggaaatttaacCAAAACATAAAGAGGCGGaaagtttttctaaaattaatttttaatatgatgaatttattaagtttttcctGTTTTTCC from Lutzomyia longipalpis isolate SR_M1_2022 chromosome 1, ASM2433408v1 encodes:
- the LOC129786014 gene encoding GATA-binding factor 6-B-like isoform X3, whose protein sequence is MENQEVKVIKQEQSPDAQNQEVIAEEISQQNQDGTASSHPTTVITTQRQRMITTSGDIREVTSAQEVIVNQQEQQYEGNHEYQQVTNTVEDHNYTYEPSITTVVTTQAPTMASVQQLQVIKREGSTEKEASVTEQPQQHQTVYIEQTPDEGDTYRYSTVKYETEEYHRFPYQQQTRIQATPEEIKTIEEPQAPPQEIQIYEQPEAPNQEPPSHTDASESKAQYTNLETVQQLPPGSSYYITSEGYATPAGNYSYLQTTPTTKEYPAYHPSSPNTVLYKDPNLASALSTRQLQYHHNIANTQHIYDGPTVSSGSPSGQQVFTTYKTEPTTYWTGQLDFNVPTGYGNSIILDNGVPPGPGDYAANGSWSTLGAISEQYDGQIIAAQDIKECVNCSASSTPLWRRDNTGHNLCNACALYGRQNPGINRPPNRNQKAKAPAANGNRRTGVQCANCQTTTTTLWRRNHNGDPVCNACGLYYKLHNVQRPLSMKKEGVQTRKRKPKNVAGSQIKTALGPEKTLPPIYPSQIEMKMPVLPNIGQAPTEIHLVSTQPSAQEQYLSVGPQSQSPHLPTTTNLTRHINSTVPPLDGGRGINGEITSVITSTGMAERNSN
- the LOC129786014 gene encoding GATA-binding factor 6-B-like isoform X2, translating into MMENQEVKVIKQEQSPDAQNQEVIAEEISQQNQDGTASSHPTTVITTQRQRMITTSGDIREVTSAQEVIVNQQEQQYEGNHEYQQVTNTVEDHNYTYEPSITTVVTTQAPTMASVQQLQVIKREGSTEKEASVTEQPQQHQTVYIEQTPDEGDTYRYSTVKYETEEYHRFPYQQQTRIQATPEEIKTIEEPQAPPQEIQIYEQPEAPNQEPPSHTDASESKAQYTNLETVQQLPPGSSYYITSEGYATPAGNYSYLQTTPTTKEYPAYHPSSPNTVLYKDPNLASALSTRQLQYHHNIANTQHIYDGPTVSSGSPSGQQVFTTYKTEPTTYWTGQLDFNVPTGYGNSIILDNGVPPGPGDYAANGSWSTLGAISEQYDGQIIAAQDIKECVNCSASSTPLWRRDNTGHNLCNACALYGRQNPGINRPPNRNQKAKAPAANGNRRTGVQCANCQTTTTTLWRRNHNGDPVCNACGLYYKLHNVQRPLSMKKEGVQTRKRKPKNVAGSQIKTALGPEKTLPPIYPSQIEMKMPVLPNIGQAPTEIHLVSTQPSAQEQYLSVGPQSQSPHLPTTTNLTRHINSTVPPLDGGRGINGEITSVITSTGMAERNSN
- the LOC129786014 gene encoding GATA-binding factor 6-B-like isoform X1; protein product: MVIILPTNTKMENQEVKVIKQEQSPDAQNQEVIAEEISQQNQDGTASSHPTTVITTQRQRMITTSGDIREVTSAQEVIVNQQEQQYEGNHEYQQVTNTVEDHNYTYEPSITTVVTTQAPTMASVQQLQVIKREGSTEKEASVTEQPQQHQTVYIEQTPDEGDTYRYSTVKYETEEYHRFPYQQQTRIQATPEEIKTIEEPQAPPQEIQIYEQPEAPNQEPPSHTDASESKAQYTNLETVQQLPPGSSYYITSEGYATPAGNYSYLQTTPTTKEYPAYHPSSPNTVLYKDPNLASALSTRQLQYHHNIANTQHIYDGPTVSSGSPSGQQVFTTYKTEPTTYWTGQLDFNVPTGYGNSIILDNGVPPGPGDYAANGSWSTLGAISEQYDGQIIAAQDIKECVNCSASSTPLWRRDNTGHNLCNACALYGRQNPGINRPPNRNQKAKAPAANGNRRTGVQCANCQTTTTTLWRRNHNGDPVCNACGLYYKLHNVQRPLSMKKEGVQTRKRKPKNVAGSQIKTALGPEKTLPPIYPSQIEMKMPVLPNIGQAPTEIHLVSTQPSAQEQYLSVGPQSQSPHLPTTTNLTRHINSTVPPLDGGRGINGEITSVITSTGMAERNSN